Proteins from one Malaya genurostris strain Urasoe2022 chromosome 2, Malgen_1.1, whole genome shotgun sequence genomic window:
- the LOC131427982 gene encoding alpha-tocopherol transfer protein-like yields MPGPFEVDTTPPSAEVMEVARQELRETPEIKAAAIAELRKLLKAATDLQFPDDDDFLVLYLRPTHFYPESALKLMRNVAQFQKSNADLLKDLMPSDLKDVILNYDYVTVLTNRDQKGRRVVIVKMGEIWDPKAVSEDKIFAILYTMQKLAALEPITQINGVVVIYDFEGLGMKQVNGISVSATKRLLTFIQEAAPLRMKAVHFVKEPALFSMVWTLMKPFVKEKLKSRMYFHGSDMKKLLKHIDPDHLPANYGGNKPQLDYGSKEWYPALESCNDFIKKFNSTGFK; encoded by the exons ATGCCAGGTCCGTTCGAAGTTGACACAACGCCGCCCAGTGCGGAGGTGATGGAAGTTGCCCGCCAAGAACTGCGCGAAACTCCCGAAATCAAAGCTGCTGCCATCGCTGAACTACGAAAGCTGCTGAAAGCGGCTACCGACCTGCAGTTTCCCGATGACGATGATTTCCTGGTGCTTTATCTGCGTCCGACGCATTTCTATCCGGAGAGTGCCCTGAAGTTG ATGCGGAATGTGGCTCAGTTCCAGAAAAGCAATGCCGATTTACTGAAGGATTTGATGCCATCCGACTTGAAGGACGTAATTCTGAACTACGATTATGTGACGGTGTTGACTAATCGCGATCAGAAAGGACGCAGGGTAGTGATTGTCAAAATGGGTGAGATTTGGGATCCGAAAGCCGTCAGCGAGGACAAGATTTTCGCCATTCTGTACACGATGCAAAAACTGGCTGCCCTGGAACCGATCACTCAGATCAACGGGGTGGTCGTAATCTATGACTTCGAGGGTCTCGGTATGAAGCAGGTCAATGGAATATCGGTTAGTGCGACGAAACGACTATTGACTTTCATTCAGGAGGCAGCACCACTTCGGATGAAGGCGGTACATTTTGTAAAGGAACCGGCCCTGTTTAGTATGGTTTGGACCCTAATGAAACCATTCGTCAAGGAGAAACTGAAGAGCAGG ATGTACTTCCATGGAAGCGATATGAAGAAGCTCCTGAAGCACATTGATCCAGATCATTTACCGGCTAATTATGGTGGAAACAAACCACAACTGGACTATGGTTCCAAGGAGTGGTACCCGGCGCTAGAAAGTTGCAACGATTTCATCAAGAAATTTAACTCGACGGGATTCAAGTAA
- the LOC131427983 gene encoding retinaldehyde-binding protein 1-like: protein MASPYDLDLSPPSAELLEVARQELRETPEVRAAALIELRKLLQAATDLYFPDDDDFLIMFLRPSHFYPDSAIKLMRNVAEFKKTHSDLLKDLLPVDLKNEILNTDVVAVLKNCDQHGRRLMIVRMGNVWDPKVISEDKVFSLLYTVHKLAILEPKTQIKGAVVIYDFEGLGMKQVKGMSPGAAKRLLTFIQDAAPLRIKAVHFVKEPMLFSMVWTLMKPFVREKLKGRMYFHGDDMKKLHKHVDATCLPANYGGTMPTLDYGSKEWYPTMEKHTEDVKKFNSAGFK, encoded by the exons ATGGCTTCTCCGTACGACCTCGATCTTAGTCCGCCCAGTGCCGAACTGTTGGAAGTTGCTCGTCAGGAATTACGCGAAACTCCAGAAGTGAGGGCTGCGGCTCTGATCGAGCTGCGGAAGCTACTTCAGGCCGCAACGGATTTGTATTTTCCGGACGATGACGATTTCCTGATAATGTTTCTACGGCCATCTCACTTCTATCCGGATAGTGCAATCAAACTG ATGCGCAACGTGGCAGAGTTCAAAAAGACGCACTCGGACCTGTTGAAGGATCTGCTGCCGGTGGATCTGAAGAATGAAATTCTTAACACCGACGTTGTGGCCGTGTTGAAGAACTGTGACCAGCATGGCCGTCGTTTGATGATTGTTCGGATGGGTAACGTCTGGGATCCGAAGGTCATCAGTGAGGACAAAGTGTTTTCCCTTCTTTATACCGTCCATAAGTTGgcaattctggaaccgaaaacgCAAATCAAGGGAGCGGTCGTAATTTATGACTTCGAAGGCCTGGGCATGAAACAGGTCAAGGGAATGTCACCCGGTGCGGCGAAACGGCTGCTGACCTTCATCCAGGATGCAGCTCCTCTACGGATAAAGGCTGTACACTTCGTCAAGGAACCGATGCTATTCAGCATGGTCTGGACTTTGATGAAACCGTTTGTCCGGGAGAAACTGAAGGGACGG ATGTATTTCCACGGTGATGACATGAAGAAGCTGCACAAACACGTTGATGCGACTTGTTTGCCGGCCAATTACGGAGGAACCATGCCGACGTTGGATTACGGATCGAAGGAGTGGTACCCGACGATGGAAAAGCACACCGAGGATGTTAAGAAATTTAATTCGGCAGGATTTAAGTAA